TGGAACCGCAGCCGTTCCAAATCGTCCTGACTGTAAAAACCGTAAATCTTTCTTGGAGGATAGCGGGTATCGTCCCAAAAGAAAATTTCATAACCGTTGGTATAAAAAATAAAAGGTCTTTGAAAACCCATCCGCTCGATTCCGGCTGCATACTGCTTAGCCTGTTCCCGTCCGATCTCGGCTTCGACCGATGTTTTCTTAGCTTCCACCACTGCTATGGGCGACCCGTCCTGTGCAAATAAAACATAATCCGAAAACCCGATTCCTGTCGAAGACCCTGTTTGGTGCAGAATCGGATGCTCCGATGTAACCATGGAAGGATCGGACAGTCTCCATCCCGCCGACTCCAGTCGCTTATCGATGATTTCTTGGCGTGTTTGCTTTTCCGACATTGGACCAAACAAAAAGCCCTCCACAGTGGAGGGCTTTTAAATCGATTATAAAGGATTTTTGGGGGTCATTTTGTGATCCCTATTTCCAGGTTTAATCAAACTTTACTTTCATCCCAAAAAGGGATAACTCCTGCACTCATCCGGTGATCGCCCCCTCGGATGCCGACGATACCAATTTGGCATATTTGGCCATCACGCCCCGGGTATACCGTGGGGCCGGGGGGGTCCACGTTTTAAACCGCTCGGCCATCTCTTCCTTGGATAATTTCACTTCCAATTGCCGGGATGGGATATCAAACGCAATGGTATCTCCATTTTTGACAATGGCAATAGGGCCGCCTTTGGATGCTTCGGGGGCCACGTGGCCCGCCATTAAACCGTGGGTGGCTCCGGAAAAACGGCCGTCGGTGATTAACGCCACCGAATCCCCAAGACCCGCCCCCACCAGGGCACTGGTCACACCCAGCATCTCCCGCATGCCGGGTCCGCCCACAGGCCCTTCATACCGGATGACGACCACATCCCCCGGCTGGATCGAACCATTTTGAACCGCTTGAAAAGCATCCTCTTCGCAATCGAAAACCTTTGCAGGGCCTTCGTGAGTCATCCGCTCGTGGCCGGCCACTTTGATCACACATCCCTCGGGGGCCAGGTTCCCCTTAAGGATGACCAACCCTCCCGTTTTTTTGATGGGGTTGGATAAGGGCCGTAATACTTCCTGACCGGGGGTCTCAGTGGCACGGCTGGCTTCTTCACCGATACGCTTTCCGGTCACCGTCATTTCGTCTTTGTTCAAAAGGCCCGCATCTAAAAGTCTTTTCGCCACCAGGGTAATCCCTCCGGCACGGTAAAGGTCCGGTGCCACAAATCGTCCTCCGGGTTTTAAGTCCGCCAACAGGGGCGTTCGAGAGCTGATGGCATCGAAATCTTCGATCTTGAGTGGAATGCCGGCCTCACGGGCAATGGCCAAAAAATGAAGAACCCCGTTGGTGGATCCCCCCGTTGCGGCGATGGAGGCAATGGCGTTTTCAATAGCCCCTCGGGTGACAATCTGACTGGGTTTCAGACCGCGCTTGACCATTTCCATGACGATCAACCCGGCATTAAAGGCCACCTCATCCTTCTTGGGATCCATGGCGGGAACGGAACCGCTTCCCATTGGGGCCATCCCTAAAATCTCGATGGCGGTGGCCATGGTGTTGGCCGTGAACTGTCCACCACAGGCCCCCGCTCCCGGACAGGCTGCATCTTCAATGCCTTTAAATTGTGTATCGTCCATTTTACCCGCCCCATGGGCACCCACTGCTTCGAATACGTCCTGAATGGTTAAATCCTTCTCCTGGTAATGCCCGGCCATGATGGATCCCCCATAAAGCATTAACGAGGGAACATTCAATCGGATCAGGGCCATGACCGTCCCGGGAATGGTTTTATCGCACCCCGATAAGGCCACCATGGCATCAAACATATTTCCCCGGCCCTCCAGCTCAATGGAATCCGCCACCACCTCCCGGCTGATCAGGGAGGTCTTCATGCCTTCGGTTCCCATGGTAATTCCATCGGAAATGGTCACGGTATTAAATTCCATGGGGGTTCCTCCCGCGGCACGAACCCCCTCTTTCACCTTTTCGGCCAGTCTCCTGAGGTGGAAATTACAAGGCCCCACCTCGGTCCAGGTATTGGCAATGCCCACGATGGGCTTTGAAAGATCTTTGTCGGTAAACCCCACGGCTTTCAACATGGCGCGAGCAGGTGCCCGGTCATCCCCTTCCATAATGACCCGGCTCCCCTTTTTGTTTGGCTTCATCATTGAAAACACCTTTCCTTTTGAAAATAAACGGGTAAACTCCTACCCCAAAATGAAAGAACATATTAACATGGAGCGAAAAGGGGATTCAACTTCGATCAAACGTAGGGGATCAATAGAAATTTTTTAAAGAAGGCTTCATTCAGGCGGGGTTCCCCTCTCGCGGAGTCAGAGGAGCTTCTCGGACCAGAAAAATTGACACCCGTTCTCCCCCACCTTGGCGGAATGCTCCATATTTCCGGGAATCAACAACCGGTCACCGGGGGAACAGGAAAACCCCTCTCCCTGTATGTTCACTTCCATATTCCCGGAAAGGATGACCAACAGTTTCGTTTCACGGTGGGAATGGGGAGGATAGGTGGCACCTGGGGGATCTGAAATGAGATAGGGATCAAACCCCTCTCTCTGGACCTCCGCGGCTATTTTTTTTCGGTCAATATCCTTATAAAATCCTGCCTCGTGCATGAAAAAGTTCTCCAGGTATCATTTCAAAACATGTGGGGGTTAACACCTTCAGGTCGAATGGACCGGGAGTGCATAGAAGAGCTTTTTTTATTCGAACCCCCGTTAGTGACCCATCACTCGTCTACCCCGGAATACCCTCCCGGCCAAAAGGCTTCAGCCAAACAATGAGCTGGGGTAACAGGGTCAAGGCAGAAATTAATGCAATGATCATTGCCAAACCGGTGAGGAGACCAAAATAAATGGTAGGAATAAAATTTGAAAAAATTAGAATTGAAAACCCAATGATGATGGTAATAGATGTATAAAACATGGCATAGCCGATACTCCCATGACATCGGTTCATGGTTTGTGAATAGTTTTTATCCTTTTGAAACTCTTTTCTGAATCGGTGAATATAATGAATGGTATCATCCACTGCAATGCCTACGCTTATGGCGGCAATGGTAATCGTCATCATATCCAGGGGAATTTTCATCCACCCCATAAACCCTAAAACCACACCGATGGACAATACATTGGGGAAAATGGCAATCAATGAAAGGATAAAGGAACGGAATAGAATTAAAAACATGATCATCAAAGCGCCCAACGTGACACCCAGGGTAAGAATTTGAGAACCGAACAAACTCTGGAGCATGTTATTGTACAAAACCAAGAGCCCTGCCAGGTGAACATTTTCTTTTTTTAAACCCAGATCTTCGGTCAAACCTTTTTCAATTTTTTTTAAAAACTCATTCCTGCGGAGATCTTTCTCCGAATCTTTAACACGGGTAAAAAACCGCAACTGGTTATATTCGACAGAAACATAAGGCGTCAAAATCAAATCACGGTACCTCTCCGGCAGCTCATGGTAGACCAGTGCCAATTGAAAATTATCCAAAGGCTTCCCATCATTCAGGTTTTCTCCCACTTTGAGCATGGTACCCAGGGATAAAACTTTCCCCGTTTCGGGAATACTGTCCAAATAATTGTGAATGTTCATTACCTGTTCCATTTTATCGGAGGTAAACCAATATTTTGCTTCGTCCTTCACGGCTTCAAATTCTTCCTCAAATTCAGAAAACAGGTCATCCTCGATTCCATTGCCATTCATCTGCTGATGATCCGAAATTACCCCTGGAGATTCCCCTGGAGGTTTTTGCAAATCCACGACGACTTCTAACGGGGTGGTTCCTCCGAGCTGTTGATCGATTGTTTTTAACCCCTGAAAAATCTCTGTGGACTCTTTAAAATAATTAATAAAACTATTCTCTACAATGAGTCGCGAAATCCCAATCCCACTCAAAATTAAAGTTACCGCGCTGACCAAAAGGATAAGGGTTCCATGTTGCTGGGTGAATTGAGCAAGATAATTTGTTAGCCTGAAATGAGATTCAAAAGACACATTAGGGGTCCGTTTTTTAAGGAGCACCATCACGGTTGGAAAAATTAGAAATGTTAATAAAAGGGAAATTGAAATTCCTGCACTCATCATCCACCCAAAGTTAATCACAGGGAGAATATCAGAAAAAATCAATGAACCAAAACCAGCAATGGTGGTTAAAATTGCAAACGTACAAGGTTGTGCCATGGAACGGACTGTATCCAGGACCAATTGCTTCTGCTCCCAATCGGGATTTTTCTGGGCCAGTTCACGGTATCGAACAATTAGATGAATCGTTAACGCCATCGTTATTATGAGTTGCAAAGAAATAAAATTGGATGAAATCACGGTGACTTCCCAACCAAACAACCCCAGCAATCCAAGCATGGCCACCGCAGAGAATACCACACAGATTAGAGGTAAAAAGACCCACCGGATTTGTCCAAATATAATCATTAAGGTAATGATAAGAAAAACCGTCACTCCAAACCCGAAAACCTTTAAATCATTCTTGACAAAGGAAATTAAATCATCCGCAATCATATTAACACCACCCAAAAACAATTCCGCGTCTTCCCGATAACGATCCATAACCGATCGAGTGTTAAGAATCAATTGATGCTGTTGGACCCTATTCCGGGTTCGATGGTCCTTAAAATCCTGTAACACCTTTTGGTACGCCCTTTTTTCTTCTGTATTGAGGTTTTCTTTTTTCCTTTTTGCATTAAAATGATTCCGGCGGTCCAAAAGTTCGAAATAGACTTCATCCGTCGGTAAGTTCAAAAGAAGCGCAGAGGTTTTTAAATCAGGACTGACAATCAGGTTTCTGTATATAGGGCTCCTGGCCAATTCCTGACGAGCTAGGTCCTTATCCACCATGGGCGATTCTATGGTCTGAATATTCTTCACCAGTTCTTTCACCGGCCTGGGGGGGCTTTCAAGGAGAGGAACATCCAATAAAGAGGTAATGGATTCCACCCCATCCAGGTGAGTAAGGTCCTCTTTTAATTTTTTAAGGTTTTTAAGAGATTTCTCAGAAAGGAGATCATCCTTTGGCTGGTACGTCACAATAAGAAAATCACGGACCCCAAATCGGGAATAAACCAAACGGGTAAAATCCAGGTCTTTGTCACCCTCAAGCACTAAGGTTTCAGCAGACGCATCAATAATCAGGTTTTTGGCTTGAAAGCCTAGAAATAAAATGGAAAGGCAAATCAGAAGGAAGATTATTTTTGGATAGGCTAGGATGACCTTATCGTAAAAACGGATCAGCATCGATCATCACTTTACCACATCCTCATTTTTTTTTACGGTATTAATACTAAATTCCTCAGGAGATTTTAACTTTTTAAGAAGATCTGCTATGGTCCCTTTCCTCAGTTCCCCGTCAAATTGGGAACGATAGGTTTTAATGATACTGACCCCTTGGATTTCAATATCATATATTTTCCAGTTATTTTTTAAATTGTGTAATTTGTAAAGCATGGAATACCGAGTATCTTTGGAAATCAAATAAGTGGGTAATTGACCCTTTTTACCCTTAAAAATCGCAGGCTCGTATTCCACCTTTTCATCGGTGTAAAGGTCTAATTTATCCACATAAGATTTTTGCAATTGTTCCCTAAATAAATGGATAAATTCCTGCTGTTGATCCCGACTGAACCCCAACCAATACTTTTTCCCAAGACTCAATTTAGCCATCGATACAAAATCAAAGGTGGCGTTAACAATAGGAATGATTTTCTCATTCCGTTCCTGTTTCC
The Nitrospiria bacterium genome window above contains:
- a CDS encoding MMPL family transporter, whose protein sequence is MLIRFYDKVILAYPKIIFLLICLSILFLGFQAKNLIIDASAETLVLEGDKDLDFTRLVYSRFGVRDFLIVTYQPKDDLLSEKSLKNLKKLKEDLTHLDGVESITSLLDVPLLESPPRPVKELVKNIQTIESPMVDKDLARQELARSPIYRNLIVSPDLKTSALLLNLPTDEVYFELLDRRNHFNAKRKKENLNTEEKRAYQKVLQDFKDHRTRNRVQQHQLILNTRSVMDRYREDAELFLGGVNMIADDLISFVKNDLKVFGFGVTVFLIITLMIIFGQIRWVFLPLICVVFSAVAMLGLLGLFGWEVTVISSNFISLQLIITMALTIHLIVRYRELAQKNPDWEQKQLVLDTVRSMAQPCTFAILTTIAGFGSLIFSDILPVINFGWMMSAGISISLLLTFLIFPTVMVLLKKRTPNVSFESHFRLTNYLAQFTQQHGTLILLVSAVTLILSGIGISRLIVENSFINYFKESTEIFQGLKTIDQQLGGTTPLEVVVDLQKPPGESPGVISDHQQMNGNGIEDDLFSEFEEEFEAVKDEAKYWFTSDKMEQVMNIHNYLDSIPETGKVLSLGTMLKVGENLNDGKPLDNFQLALVYHELPERYRDLILTPYVSVEYNQLRFFTRVKDSEKDLRRNEFLKKIEKGLTEDLGLKKENVHLAGLLVLYNNMLQSLFGSQILTLGVTLGALMIMFLILFRSFILSLIAIFPNVLSIGVVLGFMGWMKIPLDMMTITIAAISVGIAVDDTIHYIHRFRKEFQKDKNYSQTMNRCHGSIGYAMFYTSITIIIGFSILIFSNFIPTIYFGLLTGLAMIIALISALTLLPQLIVWLKPFGREGIPG
- a CDS encoding ABC transporter substrate-binding protein, giving the protein MILKYWVYPLIFFLFLGVSALADDATEVEQLIKGKVDQVVSILRDKSLGKQERNEKIIPIVNATFDFVSMAKLSLGKKYWLGFSRDQQQEFIHLFREQLQKSYVDKLDLYTDEKVEYEPAIFKGKKGQLPTYLISKDTRYSMLYKLHNLKNNWKIYDIEIQGVSIIKTYRSQFDGELRKGTIADLLKKLKSPEEFSINTVKKNEDVVK
- a CDS encoding AraC family ligand binding domain-containing protein codes for the protein MHEAGFYKDIDRKKIAAEVQREGFDPYLISDPPGATYPPHSHRETKLLVILSGNMEVNIQGEGFSCSPGDRLLIPGNMEHSAKVGENGCQFFWSEKLL
- the ilvD gene encoding dihydroxy-acid dehydratase, with amino-acid sequence MMKPNKKGSRVIMEGDDRAPARAMLKAVGFTDKDLSKPIVGIANTWTEVGPCNFHLRRLAEKVKEGVRAAGGTPMEFNTVTISDGITMGTEGMKTSLISREVVADSIELEGRGNMFDAMVALSGCDKTIPGTVMALIRLNVPSLMLYGGSIMAGHYQEKDLTIQDVFEAVGAHGAGKMDDTQFKGIEDAACPGAGACGGQFTANTMATAIEILGMAPMGSGSVPAMDPKKDEVAFNAGLIVMEMVKRGLKPSQIVTRGAIENAIASIAATGGSTNGVLHFLAIAREAGIPLKIEDFDAISSRTPLLADLKPGGRFVAPDLYRAGGITLVAKRLLDAGLLNKDEMTVTGKRIGEEASRATETPGQEVLRPLSNPIKKTGGLVILKGNLAPEGCVIKVAGHERMTHEGPAKVFDCEEDAFQAVQNGSIQPGDVVVIRYEGPVGGPGMREMLGVTSALVGAGLGDSVALITDGRFSGATHGLMAGHVAPEASKGGPIAIVKNGDTIAFDIPSRQLEVKLSKEEMAERFKTWTPPAPRYTRGVMAKYAKLVSSASEGAITG